The following are from one region of the Sandaracinus amylolyticus genome:
- a CDS encoding acetyl-CoA carboxylase biotin carboxylase subunit: MSPGPIFRRLFVANRGEVAVRIARACDALGITPVFGVSEADLEAPYLAGRERVVLGPGRAALSYLDMTRVVQAAKQSRCSALHPGWGFLSENPTFAALCEQHGITFVGPPARAMALMGRKTPAKDAMRSAGLTLIPGSDGVLRDSDAALEAAERTGYPVLFKAESGGGGRGMRIARSGDEVKSAFDDARAEATAAFGDPRVYMEKLLEGGRHVEIQLMADRYGDVIHVGERDCTVQRNHQKLIEESPSPVLSESERARTLAAAVHATRSIGYVGAGTMEFLMDEQGTLRFMEMNTRLQVEHPVSEMRSGLDLMREMILVAAGHRLSVEQEQVTLRGHAIECRINAEDPNEGFRPSPGAITRFVPPTGEGVRVDTHVASGYVVPPFYDSLIAKLIVHGRDRNEAIERAIGALESFVVEGVKTTIPMHLAVLRSSEFRDSRYDTRRIPGWPTSR, translated from the coding sequence ATGAGCCCAGGGCCCATCTTCCGTCGCCTCTTCGTCGCGAACCGAGGCGAGGTCGCGGTGCGCATCGCGCGGGCGTGCGACGCGCTCGGCATCACGCCGGTGTTCGGTGTGTCCGAGGCGGATCTCGAAGCCCCGTACCTGGCGGGGCGCGAGCGCGTCGTGCTCGGCCCGGGGCGCGCCGCGCTGAGCTACCTCGACATGACGCGCGTGGTGCAGGCCGCGAAGCAGTCGCGGTGCAGTGCGCTCCATCCGGGCTGGGGCTTCCTCAGCGAGAACCCGACGTTCGCCGCGCTGTGCGAGCAGCACGGGATCACGTTCGTCGGTCCGCCCGCGCGCGCGATGGCGCTGATGGGCCGCAAGACGCCCGCGAAGGACGCGATGCGGAGCGCGGGGCTCACGCTGATCCCCGGCAGCGACGGAGTGCTGCGCGATTCCGATGCCGCGCTCGAGGCGGCCGAGCGAACCGGCTATCCGGTGCTCTTCAAGGCGGAGAGCGGCGGCGGCGGACGCGGCATGCGCATCGCGCGATCGGGCGACGAGGTGAAGAGCGCGTTCGACGACGCGCGCGCCGAGGCGACCGCGGCGTTCGGCGATCCGCGCGTGTACATGGAGAAGCTGCTCGAGGGCGGACGGCACGTGGAGATCCAGCTCATGGCGGATCGCTACGGCGACGTGATCCACGTGGGCGAGCGCGACTGCACGGTGCAGCGCAACCACCAGAAGCTGATCGAGGAGTCGCCCTCGCCCGTGCTCTCGGAGAGCGAGCGCGCGCGAACGCTCGCGGCCGCGGTGCACGCGACGCGCAGCATCGGCTACGTCGGCGCGGGCACGATGGAGTTCCTCATGGACGAGCAGGGCACCCTGCGGTTCATGGAGATGAACACGCGCCTGCAGGTCGAGCACCCGGTGAGCGAGATGCGCAGCGGGCTCGACCTGATGCGCGAGATGATCCTCGTCGCGGCGGGCCACCGGCTGAGCGTGGAGCAGGAGCAGGTCACGCTGCGCGGTCACGCGATCGAGTGCCGCATCAACGCGGAAGATCCGAACGAAGGGTTCCGCCCGAGCCCGGGCGCGATCACGCGCTTCGTGCCGCCGACGGGCGAAGGCGTACGCGTCGATACGCACGTCGCGAGCGGCTACGTGGTGCCGCCCTTCTACGACTCGCTGATCGCGAAGCTGATCGTGCACGGCCGTGACCGGAACGAGGCGATCGAGCGTGCGATCGGCGCGCTCGAGTCGTTCGTGGTCGAGGGTGTGAAGACGACGATCCCGATGCACCTCGCGGTGCTCCGCTCGAGCGAATTCCGCGACAGCCGCTACGACACTCGGAGGATCCCCGGATGGCCCACGTCCCGCTGA
- a CDS encoding phosphatase PAP2 family protein, producing the protein MTIVPATRIAAQDVPRDQPPQPAEETRVRTPISPVAPYAAGLAVWATALGIALYEAPWSNGKVDAGWADPALVEPVIPPPDELDDIDLDEATLRTISDGTLVGTMLYTQLIDIVLVPLIQGDVHLVWQATSAHFLALGTSLSIDAIAKHATSRERPYGQRICPDHPDLPQCNNDDLYASFFSGHTALSFTSAGTSCALHLSRGLYGNLAADIIGCAIPVAGAATTGALRVASDSHYVTDVLVGMTVGFVSGYLITLGVVPQRVRVPVEEAAQESSDFAWAIVPTASVSHEQDVVRTTFGAAATGTF; encoded by the coding sequence GTGACGATCGTCCCCGCGACGCGGATCGCGGCGCAGGACGTCCCGCGTGATCAGCCGCCGCAGCCCGCGGAGGAGACTCGGGTCCGAACTCCGATCTCGCCGGTGGCGCCGTACGCCGCAGGGCTCGCGGTGTGGGCGACGGCGCTCGGGATCGCGCTCTACGAAGCGCCGTGGAGCAACGGGAAGGTCGACGCCGGCTGGGCCGACCCCGCGCTGGTGGAGCCGGTCATCCCGCCGCCCGACGAGCTCGACGACATCGATCTCGACGAGGCGACGCTCCGCACCATCTCCGACGGCACGCTCGTCGGGACGATGCTCTACACGCAGCTGATCGACATCGTGCTCGTGCCGCTGATCCAAGGTGACGTGCACCTCGTGTGGCAGGCGACCTCGGCGCATTTCCTCGCGCTCGGCACGTCGCTCTCGATCGACGCGATCGCGAAGCACGCGACGTCGCGCGAGCGCCCGTACGGCCAGCGGATCTGCCCCGATCATCCCGACCTGCCCCAGTGCAACAACGACGATCTCTACGCGAGCTTCTTCAGCGGTCACACCGCGCTCTCGTTCACGTCGGCGGGCACGTCGTGCGCGCTGCACCTGTCGCGTGGGCTCTACGGGAACCTCGCCGCGGACATCATCGGCTGCGCGATCCCGGTGGCGGGCGCGGCCACGACCGGCGCGCTCCGCGTCGCCTCCGACAGCCACTACGTGACCGACGTGCTGGTGGGCATGACGGTGGGCTTCGTGAGCGGCTACCTGATCACGCTCGGCGTGGTCCCCCAGCGGGTGCGCGTGCCGGTCGAAGAGGCGGCGCAGGAGAGCTCGGACTTCGCGTGGGCGATCGTGCCGACCGCGTCGGTCTCGCACGAGCAGGACGTCGTCCGCACGACGTTCGGCGCCGCGGCAACGGGCACGTTCTGA
- a CDS encoding nuclear transport factor 2 family protein produces MSMRALASSLSLMLVVACSSGAREPEPPPPVAPPPPPTAPAPAPSIDEGEARALIDAWARAQNEGDFDAYATLYATRFEGSKRSGPRLRTYAREGWLEDRRRMFTRPMRVEISELRLATSATTVIATFVQRWSAATYEDVGTKSMLLVREGDALRIAREEMLDSSIVSEADVGASDPLALAPVIDAGGPFVVLATRVDPAWSEGEPRLLVDTPPMVAARSIVEERVPDALRRLRGRALQLHGATGPTCTATIGALHEVRRVHPHFGSVQHWNGFETGVAQPRDVIARELWPMGEGGALLVGALTTSGDCRGSIWARASDAPAPTILAEVATDPAHAAEALRLLRGTDVHRALQRDHDDFEDVARGVPWDEDGDATRTVRTFRDATGARAVVTIAVVVRDQCATFGGRAWAAFDVRDGALQLRTARADVAHEPLAAVDADGDGSIELVTADGVLRWTGDGYELTRAITPRDLDCGC; encoded by the coding sequence ATGTCGATGCGCGCGCTCGCGTCCTCTCTCTCGTTGATGCTCGTGGTCGCGTGCTCGTCGGGCGCGCGCGAGCCCGAGCCTCCTCCGCCGGTCGCGCCGCCTCCACCGCCGACGGCACCGGCCCCCGCGCCGAGCATCGACGAGGGCGAGGCGCGCGCCCTGATCGACGCGTGGGCACGCGCGCAGAACGAGGGCGACTTCGACGCGTACGCAACGCTCTACGCGACGCGCTTCGAGGGCAGCAAGCGCTCGGGGCCGCGGCTGCGCACCTACGCGCGCGAGGGCTGGCTCGAGGATCGCCGTCGCATGTTCACGCGCCCGATGCGCGTCGAGATCTCCGAGCTGCGCCTCGCGACGTCGGCGACGACCGTGATCGCGACCTTCGTGCAGCGCTGGTCGGCCGCGACCTACGAGGACGTGGGCACCAAGTCGATGCTGCTCGTGCGCGAGGGAGACGCGCTGCGCATCGCGCGCGAGGAGATGCTCGACTCGTCGATCGTGTCGGAGGCCGACGTGGGCGCGAGCGACCCGCTCGCCCTCGCTCCGGTGATCGACGCCGGCGGGCCCTTCGTGGTGCTCGCGACGCGCGTCGATCCCGCGTGGTCCGAGGGCGAGCCCCGCCTGCTGGTCGACACGCCGCCGATGGTCGCGGCGCGCTCGATCGTCGAGGAGCGCGTGCCCGACGCGCTCCGCCGGCTGCGCGGCCGCGCGCTGCAGCTCCACGGCGCGACCGGCCCGACGTGCACCGCGACGATCGGCGCGCTCCACGAGGTGCGGCGCGTGCACCCGCACTTCGGCTCGGTGCAGCACTGGAACGGCTTCGAGACCGGCGTGGCCCAGCCGCGCGACGTGATCGCGCGCGAGCTGTGGCCGATGGGCGAAGGCGGCGCGCTCCTCGTCGGCGCGCTCACGACGAGCGGAGACTGTCGCGGCTCGATCTGGGCGCGCGCGAGCGACGCGCCGGCACCGACGATCCTCGCCGAGGTCGCGACCGATCCCGCGCACGCCGCCGAGGCCTTACGGCTGCTCCGCGGGACCGACGTCCACCGCGCGCTCCAGCGCGACCACGACGACTTCGAAGACGTCGCGCGCGGCGTGCCGTGGGACGAGGACGGCGACGCCACGCGCACCGTGCGCACGTTCCGCGACGCCACCGGCGCGCGCGCGGTGGTCACGATCGCCGTCGTCGTGCGCGACCAATGCGCGACTTTCGGCGGGCGCGCCTGGGCGGCGTTCGACGTGCGCGATGGCGCGCTCCAGCTGCGCACCGCGCGCGCCGACGTCGCGCACGAGCCGCTCGCGGCCGTCGACGCCGACGGCGACGGATCCATCGAGCTCGTCACGGCCGACGGAGTGCTCCGCTGGACCGGCGACGGCTACGAGCTGACGCGCGCGATCACGCCGCGCGATCTCGACTGCGGCTGCTGA
- a CDS encoding fumarate hydratase, with amino-acid sequence MPEFQYQELLPIDHHHPGTAWRKLDGDHVRTFDAGGRSFVEVAPEGLTLLTREAMREIAHYLRPSHLAQLRRILDDPESSANDRFVALDLLKNACISAGGVLPMCQDTGTAIVMGKKGQYVLTGGGDEAAIARGVFDTYLTSNLRYSQLAPLDMYREKNTGNNLPAQIELYATEGDEYEFLFMAKGGGSANKSYLYQETKALLNPDSLMKFVEKAIRSLGTAACPPYHLALVVGGTSAEHALKTAKLASARYLDTLPTSGNDLGRGFRDVETEAKVLAIAQRTGIGAQFGGKYFCHDVRVIRLPRHGASCPVAIAVSCSADRQALAKITREGIFLEQLEHDPAKYLPETTDSDLSGEVVKIDLSRPMSDIRAELSRHPIKTRLSLSGPMIVARDIAHAKIKERLDAGQGMPQYLKDHCVYYAGPAKTPEGYASGSFGPTTAGRMDAYVDLFQANGGSMVMLAKGNRSPAVTAACKAHGGFYLGSIGGPAARLAKDCIKKVEVLEYPELGMEAVWKIEVVDFPAFIVVDDKGNDFFAGISGSTSVAPEKKLPVAG; translated from the coding sequence ATGCCCGAATTCCAGTACCAGGAGCTGCTCCCGATCGACCACCACCACCCCGGCACGGCGTGGCGGAAGCTCGACGGGGACCACGTGCGCACCTTCGACGCGGGCGGCCGCTCGTTCGTCGAGGTCGCGCCCGAGGGGCTCACGCTGCTGACGCGCGAGGCGATGCGCGAGATCGCGCATTACCTCCGTCCGAGCCATCTCGCGCAGCTGCGGCGCATCCTCGACGATCCCGAGTCGAGCGCGAACGATCGCTTCGTCGCGCTCGACCTGCTCAAGAACGCGTGCATCAGCGCGGGCGGCGTGCTGCCGATGTGCCAGGACACCGGCACCGCGATCGTGATGGGCAAGAAGGGTCAGTACGTGCTGACCGGCGGCGGCGACGAAGCGGCGATCGCGCGCGGCGTGTTCGACACGTACCTGACGAGCAACCTGCGCTACTCGCAGCTTGCGCCGCTCGACATGTACCGGGAGAAGAACACCGGGAACAACCTGCCCGCGCAGATCGAGCTCTACGCGACCGAGGGCGACGAGTACGAATTCCTCTTCATGGCGAAGGGCGGGGGCTCGGCGAACAAGAGCTACCTGTACCAGGAGACGAAGGCGCTCCTGAACCCCGACTCGCTGATGAAGTTCGTCGAGAAGGCGATCCGCTCGCTCGGCACCGCGGCGTGCCCGCCCTACCACCTCGCGCTCGTCGTCGGCGGCACGAGCGCCGAGCACGCGCTCAAGACCGCGAAGCTCGCGTCGGCGCGCTACCTCGACACGCTGCCGACCAGCGGGAACGATCTCGGCCGCGGCTTCCGCGACGTCGAGACCGAGGCGAAGGTGCTCGCGATCGCGCAGCGCACCGGCATCGGCGCGCAGTTCGGCGGCAAGTACTTCTGCCACGACGTGCGCGTCATCCGTCTGCCCCGACACGGCGCGAGCTGTCCCGTCGCGATCGCGGTGAGCTGCAGCGCGGATCGTCAGGCGCTCGCGAAGATCACGCGCGAGGGCATCTTCCTCGAGCAGCTCGAGCACGATCCCGCGAAGTACCTGCCGGAGACGACCGACTCCGATCTCTCGGGCGAGGTCGTGAAGATCGATCTCAGCCGGCCGATGAGCGACATCCGCGCGGAGCTCTCGCGGCATCCGATCAAGACGCGCCTCTCGCTGAGCGGTCCGATGATCGTCGCGCGCGACATCGCGCACGCGAAGATCAAGGAGCGCCTCGATGCGGGCCAGGGCATGCCGCAGTACCTGAAGGATCACTGCGTGTACTACGCGGGCCCCGCGAAGACGCCGGAGGGCTACGCGTCGGGCAGCTTCGGTCCGACGACCGCGGGCCGCATGGACGCGTACGTCGATCTCTTCCAGGCGAACGGCGGCAGCATGGTGATGCTCGCGAAGGGCAATCGCAGCCCCGCGGTCACCGCGGCGTGCAAGGCGCACGGCGGCTTCTACCTCGGGTCGATCGGCGGTCCCGCGGCGCGCCTCGCGAAGGACTGCATCAAGAAGGTCGAGGTGCTCGAGTACCCCGAGCTCGGCATGGAAGCGGTGTGGAAGATCGAGGTCGTCGACTTCCCCGCGTTCATCGTGGTCGACGACAAGGGCAACGACTTCTTCGCGGGCATCTCGGGATCGACGAGCGTCGCGCCCGAGAAGAAGCTGCCGGTCGCGGGCTGA
- a CDS encoding VOC family protein, whose amino-acid sequence MSQPTRGLYPVIASRDVASSAAFFASLLDLRRTFENEWYASLASHDEPTLQIGFVAFDHASIPEPARGALPSGFFVTVEVPDVDAIHTRALDMRLPMLIPLRDEPWGQRHFITRGPDDVLIDVVTVIPAAPGFAEDYVG is encoded by the coding sequence ATGTCCCAGCCCACCCGTGGTCTCTATCCCGTCATCGCGTCGCGCGACGTGGCGTCGTCCGCGGCGTTCTTCGCGTCGCTGCTCGATCTGCGGCGCACCTTCGAGAACGAGTGGTACGCGAGCCTCGCGTCGCACGACGAGCCGACGCTGCAGATCGGGTTCGTCGCGTTCGATCACGCCTCGATCCCCGAGCCCGCGCGCGGCGCCCTCCCCTCGGGCTTCTTCGTCACGGTCGAGGTGCCCGACGTCGATGCGATCCACACGCGCGCGCTCGACATGCGATTGCCGATGTTGATCCCGCTGCGCGACGAGCCCTGGGGGCAGCGCCACTTCATCACGCGCGGGCCCGACGACGTGCTGATCGACGTGGTCACCGTGATCCCGGCCGCGCCCGGATTCGCCGAGGATTACGTGGGCTGA
- a CDS encoding MerR family transcriptional regulator — MSERWSIGRFARATRLTIKALRHYDEIGLLRPAAIDRRTGYRSYAPAQVRDAVTISTLRALGVPLASIAKVLRDPRARQATLEAEKVRIEREIAEKKRALLGLERVTRAGPIAEHEVAVRTEPARCVAIVRATTSAEDLEADTTRLIREALASVPGARDPVMAILHASIDDATIPIEIAVSVDDGITMPEVRCAFVRHVGPYSELALAHDALWSWADANGIESGAIREIYVNDPDEVAEGDLVTDVLLPLA; from the coding sequence ATGTCGGAACGTTGGTCGATCGGGCGCTTCGCCCGCGCGACGCGCCTCACGATCAAGGCGCTGCGCCACTACGACGAGATCGGGCTGCTGCGCCCGGCGGCGATCGATCGGCGCACCGGCTATCGCAGCTACGCGCCGGCGCAGGTGCGCGACGCGGTGACGATCTCGACGCTGCGCGCGCTCGGGGTGCCGCTCGCGAGCATCGCGAAGGTGCTGCGCGATCCGCGCGCGAGGCAGGCCACGCTCGAGGCCGAGAAGGTGCGCATCGAGCGTGAGATCGCCGAGAAGAAGCGGGCGCTCCTCGGGCTCGAGCGCGTGACGCGCGCCGGTCCGATCGCGGAGCACGAGGTCGCGGTGCGCACCGAGCCGGCGCGCTGCGTCGCGATCGTGCGCGCGACGACGAGCGCGGAGGATCTCGAGGCCGACACGACGCGCCTGATCCGCGAGGCGCTGGCGAGCGTGCCCGGCGCGCGCGATCCGGTGATGGCGATCCTCCACGCATCGATCGACGACGCGACCATCCCGATCGAGATCGCGGTCAGCGTCGACGATGGGATCACGATGCCCGAGGTGCGCTGCGCGTTCGTGCGGCACGTCGGGCCCTACTCCGAGCTCGCCCTCGCGCACGACGCGCTCTGGTCGTGGGCCGACGCGAACGGCATCGAGAGCGGCGCGATCCGCGAGATCTACGTGAACGATCCCGACGAGGTCGCGGAAGGCGACCTCGTCACCGACGTGCTCCTCCCGCTCGCCTGA
- the fumC gene encoding class II fumarate hydratase has product MTRATRTESDTMGTLEVPADAYYGAQTARSIINFPIGDQRMPRELVRGLALLKKASAEVNTELGLLDPKLRDLIVRAADDVLAGALDDQFPLVVWQTGSGTQSNMNVNEVIAGRANELATGKRGGKSPVHPNDHVNLSQSSNDAFPTAMSIAATEIVESHLLPKVRGLRETLSKKSNDFSDLVKIGRTHLMDATPLTLGQEISGWVAQLDLGIDAIERSLPQLHQLAAGGTAVGTGLNAHPEYAERVAARIAALTGRAFTSAPNKFAALAGHDAFVGAHGAIKQLATACMKIANDVRWLASGPRSGLGEIRIPDNEPGSSIMPAKVNPTQAEALTMVAVQVMGNDTTLGFAASLGNFELNVFKPVIASAFLQSARLLGDACASFDERCARGIEPDRDAIAEHVSRSLMLVTALAPTIGYDMAAKVAKHAHANDTTLRDAAIALGAMSGEQFDELVKAEEMVRPTRG; this is encoded by the coding sequence ATGACCCGCGCGACACGCACCGAGAGCGACACGATGGGCACCCTCGAGGTGCCGGCCGACGCGTACTACGGAGCGCAGACCGCGCGCTCGATCATCAACTTCCCGATCGGCGATCAGCGCATGCCGCGCGAGCTCGTCCGGGGCCTCGCGCTGCTCAAGAAGGCGAGCGCCGAGGTGAACACCGAGCTCGGCCTGCTCGATCCGAAGCTGCGCGATCTGATCGTGCGCGCCGCGGACGACGTGCTCGCGGGCGCGCTCGACGATCAGTTCCCGCTCGTCGTCTGGCAGACCGGCTCGGGCACCCAGTCGAACATGAACGTGAACGAGGTGATCGCGGGCCGCGCGAACGAGCTCGCGACCGGCAAGCGCGGCGGGAAGTCGCCGGTGCACCCGAACGATCACGTGAACCTCTCGCAGTCGTCGAACGACGCGTTCCCCACCGCGATGTCGATCGCGGCGACCGAGATCGTCGAGTCGCACCTGCTCCCGAAGGTGCGCGGGCTGCGCGAGACCCTCTCGAAGAAGTCGAACGACTTCTCCGATCTCGTGAAGATCGGTCGAACCCACCTGATGGACGCGACGCCGCTCACGCTCGGGCAGGAGATCTCGGGGTGGGTCGCGCAGCTCGATCTCGGGATCGACGCGATCGAGCGCTCGCTGCCCCAGCTGCATCAGCTCGCGGCGGGCGGCACGGCGGTGGGCACCGGGCTCAACGCGCACCCCGAGTACGCGGAGCGCGTCGCGGCGCGGATCGCCGCGCTCACCGGTCGCGCGTTCACCTCCGCGCCCAACAAGTTCGCTGCGCTCGCGGGGCACGACGCGTTCGTGGGCGCGCACGGCGCGATCAAGCAGCTCGCGACCGCGTGCATGAAGATCGCGAACGACGTGCGCTGGCTCGCGAGCGGCCCGCGCTCCGGGCTCGGCGAGATCCGCATCCCCGACAACGAGCCCGGCTCGTCGATCATGCCGGCCAAGGTGAACCCCACGCAGGCCGAAGCGCTGACGATGGTCGCGGTGCAGGTGATGGGGAACGACACGACGCTCGGCTTCGCCGCGAGCCTCGGCAACTTCGAGCTCAACGTGTTCAAGCCGGTGATCGCGAGCGCGTTCCTCCAGTCGGCGCGCCTGCTCGGCGATGCATGCGCGAGCTTCGACGAGCGCTGCGCGCGCGGCATCGAGCCCGATCGCGACGCGATCGCGGAGCACGTGTCGCGCTCGCTGATGCTCGTCACCGCGCTCGCCCCGACGATCGGCTACGACATGGCCGCGAAGGTCGCGAAGCACGCGCACGCGAACGACACGACCCTGCGCGACGCCGCGATCGCGCTGGGCGCGATGAGCGGCGAACAGTTCGACGAGCTGGTGAAGGCCGAAGAGATGGTGCGCCCCACGCGAGGGTGA
- a CDS encoding CehA/McbA family metallohydrolase: MVTLCGCGDDGPSGGDAGTDSGPPPTCGQVDPFETGDANGHADPLATAGQARAGRIEESELPEDRYGLATWAANDFVLANDRVAVIIEDAGPSDLYDPFGGRIVGVASREGDVLVPADFNEVLFGLGAYLVRTEAVTVMNDGSDGQPAVIRATGPLAPIDFAGDLLSGLVRGDVGGWPAAIDYELAPDSDRVRITIHAAESVAYDVNVSNVLQGFFQGSRMPPWTPVSGFDGFTGSTPFIAFDDPSGGASYAYEPPEGRTLRKIIEQSGVLVTTIGAQGVAACERVSVPLGSIAIGRSLDRTQAIAREALGEASRTIQGTVREADGSPATDVRVHVTSGETHHTRGRVDETGAFELSVPDVDVQVWAYRRGTPIAGPFAAPRGTDEVTLTMAAMGTIVVHARDEADAALPARVQLFPVGAEIARPAGTWGEQQVPGGRADVLFAGASGDVTVRVPAGQWRVVVSRGYEYELVDSTVTVAADATQTLDATLVRSVDTTGVLCADYHIHTTRSPDADDDADAKLSALVADGLELAVRSDHEFIASFAPVVTRLGLGAFVLGISGEELTTFQWGHFGVFPVEPDDTRPNGGAPRWPGRLPPEVFDEARALPGSPTFIVNHPRSGGAMMGYFNAVGYDPDTGMVDEPEMWDDDISVLEVLNDTSFEQNRDGVVRDWFSMLRFGRRVFAVGSSDSHHLYSAPVGYPRTCLEMGGDDPSAVTPTQVRDATAAGRSYVSGGIYLDVTAAGGVGPGGEVTGAGARASIDVVVSAATWIDVDSLEVIVDGVTVETIPITPAADRTETVVLDETIEVDVAATGSWVVIVAAGDEELEPVHPGRLPFAMTNPIFLTR; this comes from the coding sequence GTGGTCACGCTCTGCGGGTGTGGTGACGACGGGCCGAGTGGCGGCGACGCGGGGACGGATTCGGGGCCGCCGCCGACGTGCGGACAGGTCGATCCGTTCGAGACCGGCGATGCGAACGGGCACGCCGATCCGCTCGCGACCGCGGGGCAGGCGCGCGCGGGCCGCATCGAGGAGAGCGAGCTGCCGGAGGATCGTTACGGGCTCGCGACGTGGGCGGCGAACGACTTCGTGCTCGCCAACGATCGTGTCGCGGTGATCATCGAGGACGCCGGCCCGTCGGATCTCTACGACCCGTTCGGCGGTCGGATCGTCGGTGTCGCGAGCCGCGAGGGCGACGTGCTGGTGCCCGCCGACTTCAACGAGGTGCTCTTCGGGCTCGGCGCCTACCTCGTGCGCACCGAGGCCGTGACCGTGATGAACGACGGCAGCGACGGTCAGCCCGCGGTGATCCGCGCGACCGGGCCGCTCGCGCCGATCGACTTCGCGGGCGACCTGCTGAGCGGGCTGGTGCGTGGCGACGTGGGCGGATGGCCGGCGGCGATCGACTACGAGCTCGCGCCCGACAGCGATCGTGTGCGCATCACGATCCACGCGGCGGAGTCGGTCGCGTACGACGTGAACGTGTCGAACGTCCTGCAGGGCTTCTTCCAGGGCTCGCGCATGCCGCCGTGGACGCCGGTCTCGGGCTTCGATGGGTTCACGGGGAGCACGCCGTTCATCGCGTTCGACGATCCCAGCGGTGGTGCGTCGTACGCGTACGAGCCGCCGGAAGGGCGCACGTTGCGCAAGATCATCGAGCAGAGCGGCGTGCTCGTCACGACGATCGGCGCGCAGGGAGTCGCGGCTTGCGAGCGCGTGTCGGTGCCGCTCGGATCGATCGCGATCGGTCGCTCGCTCGATCGGACGCAGGCGATCGCGCGCGAGGCGCTCGGCGAGGCGTCGCGGACGATCCAGGGCACCGTGCGCGAGGCCGATGGATCGCCGGCGACCGACGTTCGGGTGCACGTGACGAGCGGCGAGACGCACCACACGCGCGGCCGCGTCGACGAGACCGGCGCGTTCGAGCTCTCGGTGCCCGATGTCGACGTGCAGGTCTGGGCGTACCGCCGCGGCACGCCGATCGCCGGGCCCTTCGCGGCGCCGCGCGGGACCGACGAGGTGACGCTGACGATGGCCGCGATGGGCACGATCGTCGTGCACGCGCGTGACGAAGCGGACGCGGCGCTGCCGGCGCGCGTGCAGCTCTTCCCGGTGGGCGCCGAGATCGCGCGCCCGGCGGGCACGTGGGGCGAGCAGCAGGTGCCCGGGGGTCGCGCCGACGTGCTCTTCGCGGGCGCGAGCGGTGACGTGACGGTGCGCGTGCCCGCGGGGCAGTGGCGCGTCGTGGTGTCGCGCGGCTACGAGTACGAGCTCGTCGACAGCACGGTCACCGTCGCCGCGGATGCGACGCAGACCCTCGATGCGACGCTGGTGCGCAGCGTGGACACGACCGGCGTGCTCTGCGCCGACTACCACATCCACACGACGCGCTCGCCCGACGCCGACGACGACGCGGACGCGAAGCTCAGCGCGCTCGTCGCGGACGGGCTCGAGCTCGCGGTGCGCAGCGATCACGAGTTCATCGCGTCGTTCGCGCCGGTCGTGACGCGGCTCGGGCTCGGCGCGTTCGTGCTGGGGATCTCGGGCGAAGAGCTCACGACGTTCCAGTGGGGCCACTTCGGCGTGTTCCCCGTCGAGCCCGACGACACGCGGCCCAACGGCGGCGCGCCGCGCTGGCCGGGTCGCCTGCCGCCCGAGGTCTTCGACGAAGCGCGCGCCCTGCCGGGCTCGCCCACGTTCATCGTGAACCACCCGCGATCGGGCGGAGCGATGATGGGCTACTTCAATGCGGTCGGTTACGACCCCGACACCGGCATGGTCGACGAGCCGGAGATGTGGGACGACGACATCTCGGTCCTCGAGGTGCTCAACGACACGAGCTTCGAGCAGAACCGCGACGGCGTCGTGCGCGACTGGTTCTCGATGCTGCGCTTCGGACGTCGTGTCTTCGCGGTGGGCTCGTCGGACAGCCATCACCTGTACAGCGCGCCGGTCGGGTACCCGCGCACGTGCCTCGAGATGGGCGGCGACGATCCGAGCGCGGTCACGCCCACGCAGGTGCGCGACGCGACGGCCGCGGGCCGTTCGTACGTGAGCGGCGGCATCTACCTCGACGTGACGGCGGCGGGTGGTGTCGGGCCGGGCGGCGAGGTGACGGGCGCGGGCGCGCGCGCGTCGATCGACGTGGTGGTGAGCGCGGCGACGTGGATCGACGTGGACTCGCTCGAGGTGATCGTCGACGGCGTGACGGTCGAGACGATCCCGATCACGCCGGCGGCGGATCGCACCGAGACCGTGGTGCTCGACGAGACGATCGAGGTCGACGTCGCGGCCACGGGATCGTGGGTGGTGATCGTCGCGGCGGGCGACGAGGAGCTCGAGCCGGTGCACCCCGGTCGACTCCCGTTCGCGATGACGAACCCGATCTTCCTGACGCGCTGA